Within Topomyia yanbarensis strain Yona2022 chromosome 2, ASM3024719v1, whole genome shotgun sequence, the genomic segment aaatatcagaaaatcTCAGAGATCCAAAAATATCAGAGGCGTCTTAttactttcgatttttattacaaATTCCGAATATTTTATACGAACTTCAGAAAAATGGCACATACGTCAAGCAACTGTACGAGTCTAAGAAAATGCTTTTACATGCCATTTTCACCATTCTGGTCGTAGGAAACCATTTTTAAATCAAATACCCACTCATAGAACGGTTTATCACTAATATGGGGATTTATCTAgtaataaatattatttttgtaagattttatgctattttaaacataaaaagtaatattttaaaaatttatttttgtgattcgatagtacgtacgtttcgatagcacgtacgtttcgatagtacgtaaactaaacgaagcgaaggggtacgtactatcgaggtatacctgtactattgttacatgaaaaaaCCAAATAGTTTGTATTTGTTTATTAACAAATTTACAATAATCTGTCGACATATGCCTTAACTCAGGCCAAGGAAGCAGAAGGATACTTCTGTATTTTGTGTGATAAGAACCAGGGTAGTCGCCAATATTTCCCACCCAGAATTATCCTTACCTTTGAATTTCGCCATCACTTCGGATGAAACAATACCGTTTCCAAGCTCGATTTCGACTACCTCGAACGGGGTGCAAACGGGTAGATGCTGCAAATATTTCAATCTTTTTCTCAAATCCTCGGACATTGAACAGCTATCTTTGTGAACAATTTTGCCAGTGATGATTAGTGGACTCTTGTCTAAGCTTCCATACATTGTTTGCAGCATACGCGTGTTAAGTGAATGCAAATAAAGCGGTTGACCGTCTGTTGATTGATAAAAGTAAAAATAATCCGAAGCACATGTCGCTGTAGGGATAATGTCGACATCACTCAGCAAAAAGTTGCTGTCTTCGTCAATCATGAAATCTCCCTGTTTGTGATTTCCTGTGATATCTAACATTGAAGTGATGTTTGCAGCTTCTAGAATAAATTTCAAGGGTATAATATTGCAATATTGAGATAAAATGAATTTCTCACCATCCAACAGCATGCTTGTTTGATGTTCGTCTATTACGCTTGTATCGCTTTCTTTGTTGCGATGATCTACTGGCAACGCAATAACTTTATCGCACATAATGCCTTCTTTGCGCTCTTTCAATTGTTCGAGTGCTTGTTCCACAAATATATTTTCCGGACAATCAACACCATCCACAACCATTTGATTTTCCAGTTCTTTCTGTTCTCGAGCAATTATATTGAGTATCTCTGGCGTTTCTGCCAGGAGTAATTTGGAAAGCGTCGTATTACCTGTTTTTGAGCAAAAGTAAGGTATTTCCGGCTGCTCGTTTTTTAATTCAGCAACAAGTGCAACATTCGTTGAGGCTTTTTCGCGACGCATCAATTGAAATGTTGCGATTTCTCCAACCGTGTACGGGTGAAACGGTTTTGAAACCGCACTTCGAAGATCCGGTAAGTGTATGGCGTCAAAACAAATAGGACATTTACGCCAAGCTTTATCCGATAGTGCGAGATAGTGCAGAATACAGGGCCAGCAGTACACATGACCACATTTCGTCATTTTGGCAGCAACCGGCGGATACAAACAAATTGGACACTGCGGTTCTTCGTAACTAAGGATATGAATCTGTTCTATTTTTGCCCAATCCACCAATTGATCGGGGCACGCAATATTGGCAACATAGTTCTCATGAGCACGTACGACGAACTGACAATTTGCCTGCAGAAACTGTTCTTTGTTGTAAATCATCTTCCTGACGTAGCTACGATTGTTTCCCGTTTTACTAAAACGTGTTGGAAGATCATGCTCACGAGGCTCATAATGAAAGTTCAGCAAATGGTTTAAACTTTGCTTCTTGGAACCAGGTGAAAACACCGAATGTAATTCATGGCTTACAGGAAATAGAACAGAGGGTGCTAATCCGGTTCCCGTGTTCTGTTCTTCAAGttgattattttcattttctggATAACCTTCACTGACTCCATCCGGACGCTGTTTCGAGCGCTTATCATAGTTGTAGTTTGTTTGATTGCGAGCTTTACCCACAGTTTGAGCTTTTCCACTGCAGTTTCGATAATTTTCCGGTTTAGAACCGCTAACGTTTGGCTGTTCACGACGTTTAGAATAGCGTGGCCACTTATCTGAAACTTCAAAAATAGATTAAGTACCACAAAATAAACCAGACTTCGGCGTGAAGCACCTCGACGTAATTTATTAATCGGCCGGTAACCTGTTGGTTTAACCATTTATCAGGTCTTCGTAGAACAGTATATAAACAAATTAGTATCCCAAAAACACAAGTTTTTGGCATATTAAACTCACCTTGacctttttttgtttcagttatCTGTCCTTTGGACAGGTTCTGGTTCGAAAAACGATTCTTCTCCATTTATACCGGAGTGAAAGAGGCTtacaaatatgttaaaaatAATAGAGTTTAGCTGACAACTAGCTGCCAGCTGAGTCCGAAAcggatccggctctgaacgacGGAAAATTTCTCCACAGAACGGAGCGCTGCTGCTGCTAACGAATAACACTTTGCTTGCAGACATCTTTTAGTTGGCCATGATTGTACACGTCGAattagaaaaaaagaaaaatctttCGATGATTTTTCTTACGGTTTatgagaaatttaaaaacagaaaaaGCACAAAACCTCAAGCCACAATTTGCTACCGATATGACTTGAACCGTTCGACGGCACACGAATTAAACGCGAAAAACTATAGACGAACTTTTGCACCCAATCCGTCGCGTTAAAGATGGCGACGAAAATGACGTATTAGCTAGAAGCATCCCACCTAGTACATCTAACCGGAATTTTAGCTGACTTCTGACAGAATTCTGCCTCATTTCACGCCTGGTTTTACAAACTCATTCGAACTCACACAGTAAAGTTTAGCCGAGAAATCAGCAGCGATTCTGGCAGCTTTCACCCATTGAGAAGCCCAAGGCAgttacccggtcaaaccattcggaatttgattcggaatcctgaatggaatcagcatggattccagctcaaatgcaacaaccgattccgaaaccgattaagtcggaatcggttgttgaatttgagttggaatccattcagaaatccgaaccggttccggaatgggtttAACTAGGAActatcccactgagacgtccaaaaatttgtttcaaaatcgttcaacacgggtccaaccaacgacacgacctgaaacttcaTGTAACTTTCTGATGAAAAAGTGTCCGAGTAGTTAACCGCCAGTTACCAGTTCATTGAGTCACCCCCCGAAACAGTTAAAAAAAGAATTCTTCAGCAACActtctttgtttatttgattttctgTTGCTGTATAGCAACCATATTGATTCCGTAAAGCTTTCGATTAATTCAGCGTTCTCCATGAATTAACttattaaatatttaataataaaACAGTTGCATTTTGTACGGACGTTCGCATTGATAAggaagttattttgaaaaaagttggtGTCCAATAAATATGCCGCTAACTGCTGAACAAGCGATGCTTCAAGTACAGGTAAATCATGAGAACGAAAGCGAAATTCTTAATTTTTAGTATACGTAACATTTCATTTGGGTAGGAACGACTCCGTTCGCTTAAATCGGTTATTGTTAGAGAATGAGCGGAAGAGAAACGAACCCAACATCGTAAATACGGGAAATAAAGAAACAATCCGAAGAGGTGCGCTTATGAAAATGCTACAGATTTCGGCTCAAACGCTACCACTCTTTGTCAGTAAACCtggagaaaaaatttcaccGCTTTGTGATACCGTTCCGGCTGATAGTACTTACGTTGCAAAACCGGGTGACATGGTTGCCGCTCATGTTAAAGGTCTCGAAGATGAAGAAAATTGGATACTTGCCGAAGTAGTACAATACATCTCGTCTGCCAACAAGTACGAAGTGGACGATATTGATGAAGAGCAAAAGGATCGACACATTTTGAGTAAGCGCCGTATTGTTCCGCTTCCTCTTATGAGAGCTAATCCGGAAACAGATGGACAGGCAGTTTTCCCTAAAGGGACAACCGTATTGGCACTATATCCACAAACTGCCTGCTTTTATAAAGCAGTTATTAATCAACTTCCGCAGACAGCCAATGAAGAATATGAAGTACTTTTTGAGGATCCTACGTACGCGGACGATTACTCGCCACCATTATATGTTGCTCAGTGGTATGTCATTGCCATCAAACCGAACAAAAAAGTAGGAGCCAGTTCCTGACAGTCCTCCGCTCAACCGACCACGACTATTTCAAGTATCACTGCTGCCCTTCCGTCGGCAATGGGAAAGTCAATTTCTTCTGGGACTGGGTGTACATCATCAGCAGTTATATCCAATGCCAGCGCTTGCAGTGGAAATCTCGCTAACCGGTGGATTAACGCAGCCGAAAGAGGAGCATATGTTGGAGCCATTCATGATGGATGATCAGTTTTGATTAGTTTGCGCGAAAACTCAATTCaagttatacaatttattgtaatATCTCAGCATAAAATGATCAacaagaaagaaaaaaacctattttaatccacctagcggtgcaattgtgcctttctcaatcatgaatcacgagaatgtgtgcgttttttatattcattaaaagagttcgagttctaaaattttgaaaaaaaacagccacggtaatattgaactgaaaaaaggtgcgaaatcggcaaagtcccaaaaagtcgatttttacaaaaaaaaatttttttcgagataacataaaatctcgacgtttcatgcattttaaagatgtttggcatcaaaaatacgaattcgatttctgaaatttcatggggtcccccctttgaaaaaaaatttgagttctggcttatatgggaatttcatatgtgaccggacgatttagtctatatttagtttatgtccgagttatgctagggttttgctcggttcctgtcaaaatttgccagaaaacgcgagcgaaaccgagttcgccctagctcaactaacccgacagccctctaagaacggttggtttcaaaatcgttcaataaaggacgttcgttggaccaatttggacaacgtccaaataaccgttcaacaaatgtccatcgttggacccgtgttgaacaattttgaaacaattttttggacgtctcagtgggaggatacgcgcagaaatctgacagggctgccaaaccaagacttacaaaaatctagcagaacggtctctgccagaaagttTGCTCACTGGGTTAGTCCATTTTGGGTAGGTTTCtacccaaaattaggtaaagGCTGGTAAGcgtcccagtaaagttcagccggaaatgaactggaattctggctggttccagttcgtattccggctccagtgcaacaaccgattctaactagaatcggttgtgtcactggagccggaatacgaactggaaccagccagaattccggttcatttccggctgagctttactgggGTGTAGAGATCTAGTGTCGGTAATGCAGATGTCCCTTTGCTCAAAATGAAtctacccagtaaagttcattcggaaatgagccggaattctagCTGGTCTTAATTCGTATTCGGGCTCCAGTAACACAAACGATTCTAACAAGAAGGAACTTTGCTGGGTATGTTTGTCAAAGGTTGATCTCTCTTTACAAAAACGAGGTAGACGTTTAAGTTGTTTAGTAAAATTTGCGAGTGGGAAAATTTTGACACCGTTATCGACGTTAAATTCCTTAAAATCCTGCTAAATTgtatcaataataataataatagtgcCATTTTTTACAAATTAGCCAAAATATATTATAATGTCGGACCAATTCGTTGAAGTATGTCGAATTTGTGTTGAATCTGGACATTTTTTATTTGCGCTTTATGGAGGAGACAATACCAAAGGCTTTGTGGAAATCATTGAACAGATAGCCAACATTACAGTACAGAAAAAATGACCCAGAACAATAGTAGGTTCTTACGTTTATCTTTTGTTTCAGCTTGATCCTAATGATGGTTTACCCGTCTCGATTTGTGGGCGTTGTGTTAGGGATGTTGAGGCGACTAAAGAACTTATTGAAAGATGCAGAACCTCCGATGAGTGTCTCCGAAGGAAGCTAGGACTAAACACGTCAGTGTTTATCTTCTATAATTTTGCTTGAATTCAGCTGATTTTGTTTTCTAGGCATGTTATACAAGAATTTGAAGTAGGGGGAGAAAATTCTTCAATTCAGCTGATAGAAGTTTGTGGAGTTACTTCAGAACAAGGAATTGCCTTCAATCAAGTCGAAATAGTTGATATAAATGATATTATTGAAGAAGAATTGTTCGAACCAACCGATCTTATATCCGAATCTTCTGAAGAGGAAAACGAAAATATCAAGGCAATAGAGTCGTCATACGTAAATGATTTGATTGTAACGGATCCCACAGCACTTGTTGCAGAAGCCCAAgagtccaattatacgcaatgtTGTGGCTGTGTGGAGCATTTTGATACTTACGAAGCGCTCCAAAATCACTCCCAGCTCTGTCATCTTGAAGATAAAGGTATATGTGGTCCAGTTCCAGATAATCTAATTGAATGTGTCATCTGTTACAAACTGTTCTCCGGAGTTGCCTATTTAGATTCGATGCATAGGCTAAACGCGTTTAAGTATAGGCTTCAATCAGTTGGATTCCCGAAAGTAATGCAATGCTGCACGTGTGATTTCAAAGCCTCTAGCAAAGACGAGCTTTTGCGTCACTCGGAAGAACACATCGGCCAGAAAACTCATGAAGATCCCAACAAACCTTTCGAATGTGAGTTCTGCTTTAAGCGATACAAAGAAAAACCAACACTAAATTTCCACCAAAGATTCAGTCATAGTTACAAGAAGCAGTTGGTAAACAAACGACGAGGATGTAGGGCGGTTAAAAAGAGGACCGAAATTGAGAGTGCTACTGATAGTAGGAAATGTTGTGGATGTTCTGCAGAGTTTCTTTCTTTGGATTCCCTGAAACAACATTCTCGAATGCATCACGATCTATATCGAAGTCAAATTGATAGTGCAAACCCATTTGAATGCGAAATATGTTTCAAACGTTTTCCGACACTAGTCAGATTGGAACAACATCGGTTGGTTCCATATATTCGCGAACACAAATGCGACGAATGTGcgaaaacattccttactttacCTCTTCTTCAAAAGCATATGCAGAATCATAATTCGTCTAAAAAGGGGAACGACGAAACACCTAGAGGGGAGAATGTTTTAGTCGAAAAAAATGTCCAGTGTGACTTATGTGGGAAAACTGTGAAAGATAAGTACCAACTCAAAGCTCATCAGAAGTCGAAACATTCGCAAGATAAACCCTTCAATTGTAGTTTGTGCTTTCGACAGTTCAAGTGGAAACACGCACTGCAAAATCATCTTCGAGTGCATACTAAGGAACAACCATACGGGTGCAAGTATTGTCCGAAAAAATTCACGCAACTGACGGACAAAAACAGACACGAGAGTAGTCACAGTCAAAAGTTTCCATTGCAATGCTTGATTTGTGGCAAAGGGTTTTCAGCCGGAAGACAAAAGAGTTTGGAAAAACATGAAAAGTTGCATCAAGCTGGAGAGGATTACCCATTCACGTGCCGGTTTTGCGATCGAACGTTCACCAGATTGTCGCACCGGGATCGACATCAGGCACGTCATGCTGCGGAATGAGCTCCAAACCTACAAATGAACGAGGAAATAGACAAACACACCGGACACCATCATTTTCATTTACAGCATTGCATTGTCTCAGCAGCACTTACAACCAAAAACACTAGACTAGATTTGTACGTAATTTATTGCCGCTATACCCATAATTGTCTCATGGTCGGAAGTTTCGATGTTTAGTGGATGCTGgaagaataaaattaaaagcTGAAGTTCAGTTATGTAACATGTCCACATAgcaaatatatttaatttaGAAATTGTGTGTTTATAATCTAAAGCATATGAGATATAATAGTATTGCTatgaaattttagttttttgttaAAACAGCTTTTTAGGGTCAGAGTATCGCTAAAAAGTCAAcaaaacaatagttttattaAGACattagaaatagttattaccAGACCAGGGACAATAGAATGCAATAAACTTATTGAttccagaaaaaaaactttatttctATTGTTTTCCGTCCACACTACAGATTGATATTTCCATTTAAAACAATGAATATTACTTATCGGTTACAGTTAATGGTTGAAATAGTTTGAATCAGTAAATCTGGCACATCCTTCTAGTATATATtattgtttataatttttaggatGCTTATCTTTATCGCTTCGTAATACACTATGGGACCATGGAAAGGAAGAATATACGATGCAAAACAGTGATTACACCAAGCTGGTTCCAATTACTAAAACCATTCTCGTCTTCTAAAAAAACTTTAATCCAGAATCTCATATCTTATGTAAATTTTACTCTTCTTCCTCTTCTTCGTTATCCTCTATATCGTCGTATTCATCATCGTCTTCTTCATCTTCATCTTCAGCAGCAACGCTGGGATTGTCGCCACCCTTCTGTGAATTTGTTCGTACAGGAGGAACTCCATACACTGCTACATAGTTGTCATATTCGGATCTCGATTTCGCTTCTAACTCCTCGCCATCGACTAACTCCACCCGGATTTGCTTGGTCTGCTCGATACATTTGACCTTGACCTCGAGATATTCTTCGGCACGTTTATCCTCCCAacaagaatactagaaaacaaAATAAACTTACATAAGAAATCTTGCCAACACAATTAACTTTCTCAGTCAACAGTTCACTAGAACCACAGATAACTAGTGCTATTGACATGGTTTAGATTTACTTGGACATTTTGGTCGGCCATTTGGTTCACTCGAAACACATCGCACAGTGGtcagaaattgaaaatatgTCGAataatctagagaaaatttagaatagggcgtaagtaacaatgagagattctctttggggtctttctcttctgttcattactcgatCGTTTCAACATTTAGTActaaactctttgcataatattctagtaataaccatcggctttcgatatgtactggtaaattagtgcaaagtgttatgGTGGgcgtcgtaataatcgaaagagaaagtaaacaaagagaggctctcaatgttacttacgtcctattctaaattttctccagaacttATACTGATCACGATTTAAAAGTAAAATGTAGTCAGCACATTTGTTGCTTAGTATCTAGGCCGTTATAGAAGGAGGGTTTCTcggcaacttttttttaattattcagaGCATCCGTATTTACAGGAGTGCATTCTTTGCAATACTTATTAAAGTCGACACGTACACTTCCGCCATACACATATCtatcccatgtgctatgggatttcCTAAATACATGGGACATTTATTCAGTGGCAGTACACTAACTGTCACATCGCATCAATAGATATTGTATTAAATATTGCAATAGCCCCGAAAACTTTAGCGTTTCCTACGAAAGGGTGAATTGAGAATGCATTAAAATTCCAGGATGCTGTATCTAGATGTCCTAAATATTTACGTATTTGTTCTCTTTATGACTCTTAAGATCAAAAGAGTCCAATAGGTGAACATTTTAGTTTGGAGCTCTGTCGATACGTGGCACTGGTGTTACATGTGAAATTGTgcatttcaatttatttcattttgtttttctaGAAGACTCGTGTATTCAGAAAAATATTCGGAAGGTCCTATCTATGCGCATGACAATGATTTTAATTCTGAACTCAGTCACCACGTCAACCACGCGCTAGTTTATATGTAAAATAGTACCTTATTCGACATGTTTAGCAGATCCTAATTTCCTAATCTCAAGTACTAACAGTGCAACATAACACTTTAAAAATTGTCCCAACTATTGATTTTGAGCAAGACTATcctggtgtgtgtgtgtgtgtgtgaaaccTATCCCATCTCCCACTGGCTGGCAGcggtttacagaaaaaagatgtttgcatgcaTTTATATACatgcatgcaaataacttgattCCAAGATTTGGGTAGGTgctagctcaattgactttccgattaCCCATTTCGTATACAGGGCAAACCGTGTTCCGAGGcaatcgttccatcaaccagccccgccttaatgtaatgtttgtatcaaatggattctaacattacaataagactttcgattccttacatgaGGTAAGAAATCGACACGTGTTTAGTGTATTTAATTGAACATAATATCATTGATATATAAATTAGAATATATCGACATGAATCTTTCATTACGGCTTCAATCgcaaaagtaaacaaactgcgttttcctTATTATAACATTATGCgaaaaaaatactacaagattgaggtgaaaattggttaaaatgatttttacttcgatttataattaaagaaaacaaaacagcgaaacatgcattttcttcgagatttcgccttaggcccttcttctcatatggaatataaaggctaaacctacatttttagacagaacAGGGGCGAatgtttattattcacaatattattctgtaaacggcggttctattatataaatgataaacaatatctactatgatcaggTCTACTCGGTaacacataaacattcgaatattccgatattttcatgaaatttgtagaaaagatgcacgcgccctttcaGTTCCGTGCGTAAACCTTTAGCTTCAcaacaaaaaatgaataaaaacataaatttttctGGGGAATGTGGCATTCTGGATAATAGCTTTTTTAGGAAATAGTACATTCTGGGGAATGAAATTCTGCGGAATGGATTTCCggggaatggctttctggggaatggtataGAATCTTAACCAGTGTATGAGTATGATGCGgcctgtaaaaaattaaaaaagatgaGATTCATAACATGTAATCTGAACAAATACCACGGAAGCATTTATGGCCATCCAATTCTACCCCACTACTATTATAAAAGATGGTCGACTATTAAAGATAACCGATTTGTATTACAATTATTGTTAGCGTTAATTTCAAAATCTTCTGTGGGCTAATATTTGTTTGTCCTGcaataaatgttaaaaaaaaaattagcgtTCTGATAGGACTGCAGCTTATAGCTTAGAGTatctcggtccgtcccgcgagacaaaatttgcaaaatcggacGAATTAGCAACTGTCTGCCAAGTAAACACCGGTCCTCGGGAGAAGGACTAAATTTTGCGCCTTTTGGTCTCGAAGTGTGTAACGTCAAGTCCTCTATTTTGTCCAGTCCAATATATCAAGCCCCTAACAACGCGTGTTTAATCGTCagcgatgcaattaaaacttcgcattgattccgcttTTGTCTTGTTCCTGATCTCCTCTTGGGTcccctaggtctgaagcggatcaatcgactattaactaAATCAGAGAGCGCTGATAATCGTAATGTCAGCGAATACTAATTTTCCTGTAACTATGTATTCCGCCAGTTATTATTCCTGTTCTAGTGTGTACTAATGATTATTTTGCTTGAAAATCAAAAACATTTTAATTGTTAGAACTAAGAcatagagaacagacatccaaattcgaacaaacaagtttaaaatGCTTGTTTTATCATTTGAACAAATATTTGTTAGAGCATTACGACCACCATACTGGCATATCCAATAATTAGAATGATCACTTGGATATCAATTCAGGAACACTCACACACTAAACGGCATGACAGAACCACCTTTGGTGGTAACCTCTCGGTTACCTTTGGATGTGCCTTTTACTCAACTTTTACGCTTgagatggatgtctgttctctatgccgaaattgatgttgcttctcagttttgcactacacagggggaacttggccttgatcccactGCTCTGCcatcgatgttacgtgatattcgttatggaacaTTGTTTGTTTGGGgtccattcataaacaatgtctcgcagaaaaaagtctaaaattgttattGGTTTTATTAACCCCGCACCACTAGTACGCctcaaatttttagttttttcctCGTTGATTTATTGGCTTTTCCCCAACTGTCAATACGCGACACatcatttatgaacggcccttGGTAATATCTTTAGAGCAGACAaaccaatgaaaaataggatttaCAGGATTTTTGTGCGTT encodes:
- the LOC131682616 gene encoding E3 ubiquitin-protein ligase RNF10 isoform X2, with product MEKNRFSNQNLSKGQITETKKGQVSDKWPRYSKRREQPNVSGSKPENYRNCSGKAQTVGKARNQTNYNYDKRSKQRPDGVSEGYPENENNQLEEQNTGTGLAPSVLFPVSHELHSVFSPGSKKQSLNHLLNFHYEPREHDLPTRFSKTGNNRSYVRKMIYNKEQFLQANCQFVVRAHENYVANIACPDQLVDWAKIEQIHILSYEEPQCPICLYPPVAAKMTKCGHVYCWPCILHYLALSDKAWRKCPICFDAIHLPDLRSAVSKPFHPYTVGEIATFQLMRREKASTNVALVAELKNEQPEIPYFCSKTGNTTLSKLLLAETPEILNIIAREQKELENQMVVDGVDCPENIFVEQALEQLKERKEGIMCDKVIALPVDHRNKESDTSVIDEHQTSMLLDAANITSMLDITGNHKQGDFMIDEDSNFLLSDVDIIPTATCASDYFYFYQSTDGQPLYLHSLNTRMLQTMYGSLDKSPLIITGKIVHKDSCSMSEDLRKRLKYLQHLPVCTPFEVVEIELGNGIVSSEVMAKFKDEISSRRKDRQKRARAERIRERQIFEFNERQLGKSLARSAKIPINSTKHFPSCGNAEMYDFSHDPPLGFSPSSSDMSASPSVISAEPSWSKMLCTSPPSSSWPILPSGGAVYAAPTPKLIQVTGSKMITSVSRQPSKWRFPSESDGDDNIEEHQAARDSKFGEDLSSAIGAALERATLHCEVATSEDGSSGKFKGSVPKNVGAGSGAKKKNKNKKTLLFASGMNLY
- the LOC131682616 gene encoding E3 ubiquitin-protein ligase RNF10 isoform X1, whose protein sequence is MEKNRFSNQNLSKGQITETKKGQVSDKWPRYSKRREQPNVSGSKPENYRNCSGKAQTVGKARNQTNYNYDKRSKQRPDGVSEGYPENENNQLEEQNTGTGLAPSVLFPVSHELHSVFSPGSKKQSLNHLLNFHYEPREHDLPTRFSKTGNNRSYVRKMIYNKEQFLQANCQFVVRAHENYVANIACPDQLVDWAKIEQIHILSYEEPQCPICLYPPVAAKMTKCGHVYCWPCILHYLALSDKAWRKCPICFDAIHLPDLRSAVSKPFHPYTVGEIATFQLMRREKASTNVALVAELKNEQPEIPYFCSKTGNTTLSKLLLAETPEILNIIAREQKELENQMVVDGVDCPENIFVEQALEQLKERKEGIMCDKVIALPVDHRNKESDTSVIDEHQTSMLLDEAANITSMLDITGNHKQGDFMIDEDSNFLLSDVDIIPTATCASDYFYFYQSTDGQPLYLHSLNTRMLQTMYGSLDKSPLIITGKIVHKDSCSMSEDLRKRLKYLQHLPVCTPFEVVEIELGNGIVSSEVMAKFKDEISSRRKDRQKRARAERIRERQIFEFNERQLGKSLARSAKIPINSTKHFPSCGNAEMYDFSHDPPLGFSPSSSDMSASPSVISAEPSWSKMLCTSPPSSSWPILPSGGAVYAAPTPKLIQVTGSKMITSVSRQPSKWRFPSESDGDDNIEEHQAARDSKFGEDLSSAIGAALERATLHCEVATSEDGSSGKFKGSVPKNVGAGSGAKKKNKNKKTLLFASGMNLY
- the LOC131682616 gene encoding E3 ubiquitin-protein ligase RNF10 isoform X3, yielding MEKNRFSNQNLSKGQITETKKGQDKWPRYSKRREQPNVSGSKPENYRNCSGKAQTVGKARNQTNYNYDKRSKQRPDGVSEGYPENENNQLEEQNTGTGLAPSVLFPVSHELHSVFSPGSKKQSLNHLLNFHYEPREHDLPTRFSKTGNNRSYVRKMIYNKEQFLQANCQFVVRAHENYVANIACPDQLVDWAKIEQIHILSYEEPQCPICLYPPVAAKMTKCGHVYCWPCILHYLALSDKAWRKCPICFDAIHLPDLRSAVSKPFHPYTVGEIATFQLMRREKASTNVALVAELKNEQPEIPYFCSKTGNTTLSKLLLAETPEILNIIAREQKELENQMVVDGVDCPENIFVEQALEQLKERKEGIMCDKVIALPVDHRNKESDTSVIDEHQTSMLLDEAANITSMLDITGNHKQGDFMIDEDSNFLLSDVDIIPTATCASDYFYFYQSTDGQPLYLHSLNTRMLQTMYGSLDKSPLIITGKIVHKDSCSMSEDLRKRLKYLQHLPVCTPFEVVEIELGNGIVSSEVMAKFKDEISSRRKDRQKRARAERIRERQIFEFNERQLGKSLARSAKIPINSTKHFPSCGNAEMYDFSHDPPLGFSPSSSDMSASPSVISAEPSWSKMLCTSPPSSSWPILPSGGAVYAAPTPKLIQVTGSKMITSVSRQPSKWRFPSESDGDDNIEEHQAARDSKFGEDLSSAIGAALERATLHCEVATSEDGSSGKFKGSVPKNVGAGSGAKKKNKNKKTLLFASGMNLY
- the LOC131682622 gene encoding oocyte zinc finger protein XlCOF6-like, encoding MSDQFVEVCRICVESGHFLFALYGGDNTKGFVEIIEQIANITLDPNDGLPVSICGRCVRDVEATKELIERCRTSDECLRRKLGLNTHVIQEFEVGGENSSIQLIEVCGVTSEQGIAFNQVEIVDINDIIEEELFEPTDLISESSEEENENIKAIESSYVNDLIVTDPTALVAEAQESNYTQCCGCVEHFDTYEALQNHSQLCHLEDKGICGPVPDNLIECVICYKLFSGVAYLDSMHRLNAFKYRLQSVGFPKVMQCCTCDFKASSKDELLRHSEEHIGQKTHEDPNKPFECEFCFKRYKEKPTLNFHQRFSHSYKKQLVNKRRGCRAVKKRTEIESATDSRKCCGCSAEFLSLDSLKQHSRMHHDLYRSQIDSANPFECEICFKRFPTLVRLEQHRLVPYIREHKCDECAKTFLTLPLLQKHMQNHNSSKKGNDETPRGENVLVEKNVQCDLCGKTVKDKYQLKAHQKSKHSQDKPFNCSLCFRQFKWKHALQNHLRVHTKEQPYGCKYCPKKFTQLTDKNRHESSHSQKFPLQCLICGKGFSAGRQKSLEKHEKLHQAGEDYPFTCRFCDRTFTRLSHRDRHQARHAAE